Within the Bradyrhizobium cosmicum genome, the region TCTTGGAGAAAGCGCGGGTCTGGTCGTTCATGTCCCAGTAGAACGTCTCGGTGAAGTTGAGGCCCTGCGCGGTCTCGAGGCCGATCGCCTTGACGTCGGTGAGGAACAGCAGCAGCGCCGCGAGCTTCTGCCCGCCCTTGACGATGCCGAACTCGGCCGCCTGCTTGATCGAATTGGTGGTGTCGCCGCCCGCGTTGGCAAGGCCGATGATCTTGGCCTTGGACGCCTGCGCCTGGAGCAGGAACGAGGAGAAGTCCGGCGTATTGAGCGGATGCTTGACGCCGCCGATCACCTTGCCGCCATTGGCGGCGATAACCGAGGTGGTGTCGCGCTCGAGCGCCGCGCCGAAGGCGTAGTCCGCGGTCAGGAAGAACCAGGTGTCGCCGCCGGCCTTCACCAGCGCCTGGCCCGTGGTGTGGGCCAGCATGTAGGTATCGTAGGTCCAGTGCACGGTGTTGGGCGAGCACTGCGCGTTGGTGAGATCCGAGGTCGCCGCACCGGAGTTGATGTAGACGCCGTTCTTTTCCTTGATGACGTTGTTGACGGCGAGCGCCACACCCGAGTTCGGCACGTCGACGATGATGTCGACCTTGTCGACGTCGAACCACTGCCGCGCGATCGCGGTGCCGATGTCGGGCTTGTTCTGGTGATCGCCCGAGATGATGTCGATCTTCCAGCCCTTCCCCACCAGGCCGGAATCTTCGACGGCCATCTGGGCGGCGAGCGTCGAGCCGGGACCGCCGAGGTCGGCATAGAGGCCG harbors:
- a CDS encoding ABC transporter substrate-binding protein, which gives rise to MKKSIASFLLGTALAVTTAGVAFAQDKTVKIGALSDQSGLYADLGGPGSTLAAQMAVEDSGLVGKGWKIDIISGDHQNKPDIGTAIARQWFDVDKVDIIVDVPNSGVALAVNNVIKEKNGVYINSGAATSDLTNAQCSPNTVHWTYDTYMLAHTTGQALVKAGGDTWFFLTADYAFGAALERDTTSVIAANGGKVIGGVKHPLNTPDFSSFLLQAQASKAKIIGLANAGGDTTNSIKQAAEFGIVKGGQKLAALLLFLTDVKAIGLETAQGLNFTETFYWDMNDQTRAFSKKFSEKMKNGAMPTMVQAGVYAGVRHYLKALDALGGNPHDGVKVVEKMKSMPTEDDLFGKGEIQPNGRTIHSAYLFEVKKPSESKGPWDFYKLVGTVSGDQAFTPLSESKCALLKK